In Fusarium falciforme chromosome 9, complete sequence, the sequence TGATTCAGTCTTACCGAAAATGGCAACTTTGACATCTAATCGGCTTCTTGAACAAACATCTTTGTCTCTCATCGTGACAGGAAACATGTTCTCCCTACGAAGGatagcgacgacgacggccccTGCTGTTGGTCGCCAGGGTCTTCAGGCTACGTCTGCAAGGATAAGACTGTACTCCCAGGCCGTTGGCCCATTGGTCTATGATCTACATGAACCACCGCGTCCTGTTACCGACAAGAGGAAAGCCCCCATTCTCTTTCTTCACGGGCTGTTCGGatccaagaagaacaacaGAGCCATCAGCAAGTTGGTAATTCCCATGCGTTGTCATCAATTGAGTCCTAACAACGGAACAGAGCCCTGGCCCGGGATCTTGGACGATATGTGTACGCCTTGGTAGGCACATCCAGCCAATCAAGGATACAGCGCGGTTGAGACTCAACGATCAATTCACAGGATCTCAGAAACCATGGCGAGTCGCCTCACAGCACCCAGCATGACTACCTTGCCATGGCCCAGGATGTAGCAGTGTTCATCGAAGGACATGGTCTCACTGACACGACACTCATCGGTCACTCAATGTAAGCACTCATACGACTTCTGTAAACGGACCGACAAGCTGATCGAAACTCAGGGGCGCCAAGACTTCAATGGCTCTGGCCTTGCGCTCTCCGGAACTTGTGGCCGACATCGTAGCCGTTGACAACGCCCCCGTAGATGTGACCCTCAGCAGGGACTTTGCCGAGTACGTTCGCGGCATGAAGAAGATCAACGACGCAAACGTCACCCGTCAGGCCGAGGCCGACAAGATTCTTAGCGAGTACGAAGAGTCCCTCGCCATCCGACAGTTCTTGTTGGGCAACATGTATCAGCCCGCTGGCGAAAAGTTCCGCAAGTTCCGCATCCCTCTGGACATCCTGGGCAAGTCTCTGGACAACCTTGGAGACTTTCCCTACAAGGACCCCAACGAGATCCGATTCGAGAAGCCCGCCCTGTTTGTGCGAGGCACCAAGAGTAAATATGTTCCGGACGAGCTCATCCCCTTGATCGGCCAATTCTTCCCCAAGTTCCGTCTTGTCGACGTAGATGCCGGGCACTGGCTCATTTCTGAGCAGCCTGAAGCCTTCAGGCAAGGTAAGTATCCATTGATATAGTTCCAATCCGAGGGGTAGCAGAGGCTAATTGTCGATAGCGGTTGTCGAGTTTCTCCAGAAGCCCGAGTAAACTTGTAAATGCGTGAAGGGTGGCGGGGCCGCTATCGGCCTCGATTTTGGACAGTATGGAGAAACTGCCTGTGTAACATTACCCTAGGTATCATAGACAATAGACGAGGGCCACTAGAATTGATTACATTTCTCATTCGTGTGGCGTCAGGTCGCATACCTACTCTTCAGAACCACTGCAGTCAAGCGAGCCAAGCAAAATTCACAGGGTATCAGCTCGGTTTGTGTCTACCTGCGGCTCACTCATCTCGGCTCAGCAGTATTTCTCATTAGCTACATGACCAAGCCAAATCGTCACAGCATCATCGTAACCAGGTCACGCATCGTAAATCATTCGCCTTTTTGACTGAACGTTTTTTTACCATTCAAAGAGACATGACCCAATCCCCTAGCCGCCCTTGTGATGCTACGCCATTTGCGATGACCGAAACAGTGCCAGGGATGAGTTTATTAGCCGCGAGGTCCCTATGCCCTCCCCGCGCCAACAAGCCAAAAAGCCTTTTAAACCTCCTCGAGAACACGCTCCTTGAACTCCCGCTCAACCTTCTGGCCCTGGTCATCCGTACCCGACTCGCCGTGCAGAGCCATCAAGGCACCAAGGTCGAACTTGGGGGCCTTGAGCAGCTTGACCTTTCGGATGTGGACCTGTTGAGTGGCGTGTCAGCGCACAGAAAATTTCCAATGGTAGTAAAAATACGGGGGTTTCGACTCACGTTCTGGAGGGGGTAGATGCCCTGGGTGGACTTCTCAATCTCGCGGCCAATGACCTCGGGAATGAGCTTGGAGGTGAGCTGGGTGAGGGTGCAGCTGGAAGCCTCACGCTGGATGATGTCGGTCATCTTGCGTCGGACGGCCCGAATCTGGGAGGAGGCAGCGTAGGTGGTCTTCTTGATCTGGTTGGGGCGTCGCTTGGTGAAGGCGATGGCGAAGAGGCGGATGAGGTAGTCGTCGGTGGTCT encodes:
- a CDS encoding AB hydrolase-1 domain-containing protein, producing MATLTSNRLLEQTSLSLIVTGNMFSLRRIATTTAPAVGRQGLQATSARIRLYSQAVGPLVYDLHEPPRPVTDKRKAPILFLHGLFGSKKNNRAISKALARDLGRYVYALDLRNHGESPHSTQHDYLAMAQDVAVFIEGHGLTDTTLIGHSMGAKTSMALALRSPELVADIVAVDNAPVDVTLSRDFAEYVRGMKKINDANVTRQAEADKILSEYEESLAIRQFLLGNMYQPAGEKFRKFRIPLDILGKSLDNLGDFPYKDPNEIRFEKPALFVRGTKSKYVPDELIPLIGQFFPKFRLVDVDAGHWLISEQPEAFRQAVVEFLQKPE
- a CDS encoding 40S ribosomal protein S1, whose product is MAVGKNKRLSKGKKGLKKKTVDPFTRKDWYSIKAPNPFNVRDVGKTLVNRTTGLKNANDALKGRIVEVSLADLQKDEDHAFRKVRLRVDEVQGKNCLTNFHGLDFTSDKLRSLVRKWQTLIEANVTVKTTDDYLIRLFAIAFTKRRPNQIKKTTYAASSQIRAVRRKMTDIIQREASSCTLTQLTSKLIPEVIGREIEKSTQGIYPLQNVHIRKVKLLKAPKFDLGALMALHGESGTDDQGQKVEREFKERVLEEV